AGCGCTGAGCCGTGGTCCACCCAGCCGGTCTCCTCGGTCAGGACGTTGACCGGGTGCCGGGACAGCGCGGCGAGGATGGCGTCCTCGACGAGGACGTCGATGCGCATGGTCGGAGTGCCGTCCGCGCCGTCCGCCACCACGGCGGCCAGGGTGGCGCGGTCGTGCTCGGCGGTGGCGGCGGTGTACGCCTCCAGCGCGGCCGAAGCGGCGGCGGCCAGCGCGGGATGCGCCTCCCCCGGCACCCCGGCACCCCACCCACGCCCGCCCGCCATCGCCGTCCCCTCTCCCCCGGCCGTCCCGCTCATCGTCCTACCCCCGCCGGTGGCACGGAGTCACCCACCGTGACGTTCGCGCCGCTCGTCCTCGCGCGTCAGGACGAGCGGGGCCGCCAGTCGCCGCGGTCGAGGTCGAGGTCCTCGGGCGTGTGCAGCCGGACCATGGTCCTGGCCACCCCGGCCGGCACCCGGTGCGGGGTCAGGAACGACACGGCCACCATCACCGCGAACGCGATCGGCACCGTCCAGGCCGCCGGCTGGGCCAGCAGCGCCCCCGCCAGCCCCCGCTGCGGCCCGGCCACGATCGTCACCAGCACGGCCGCGCTGGCCAGCCCGCCGCCCACGAACAGGCCCGCCAGCGCCCCCGTCGTGGACAGCCGACGCCACCAGATGCCCAGCACCAGCAGCGGGCAGAACGACGAGGCCGCCACGGCGAACGCGAGCCCCACCACGTCCGCCACCGGCAGCGCCCGCGCCCACAGCGCCAGGGCCAGCGGCACCGCGACCGCCATCAGCGTGGCGATCCTGAACGAGCGCACCGAGCCCTTGAGCAGGTCCTGGGCGATCACCCCCGCCACGGAGACGGTCAGGCCGGAGGAGGTGGACAGGAACGCGGCGAACGCGCCCGCGGTGACCAGCGCGGTCAGCAGGTCGCCGAGGGTGCCGCCGATCATGCGGGAGGGCAGCGTCAGCACGACCGTGTCCGTGCGGACGAGGTCGGGGGTGTACATGCGGCCCAGCCATCCGTACACGGCGGGCAGCAGGTAGAAGGCGCCGAGCAGCGACAGCACCACGAGCGTGGTGCGCCGGGCGGCCCGCCCGTCGGGGTTGGTGTAGAAGCGGACCAGCACGTGCGGCAGCCCCATCGTGCCCAGGAACGTGGCCAGGATCAGCGAGTACGTCGAGTACAGCCCGTACTCCTTGCCCCCGGCCAGCGGCACCTGCCAGGTGGCGGCGTCGGCGGCGGACACGTTCGGCGCCCCGTCGGCCTGCCAGGCCATCAGCAGGAACACCAGCGGCACGGCCAGCGCGGTCAGCTTCAGCCAGTACTGGAACGCCTGCACGAACGTGATCGACCGCATCCCGCCGGACAGCACGTTCACCGCCACGACCACCGCGACGAGCAGCCCGCCCACCCACACGGGCGCCCCGGTGATCGTGCGCAGCACCAGGCCGGCGCTCTGGAACTGCGGCATCAGGTAGAGCCAGCCGATCAGCACGACCAGCACGCTCGCGGTGCGGCGCACGGTCATCGACTCCAGCCTGGCCTCGGCGAAGTCCGGCAGCGTGTACGCCCCCGACCGGCGCAGCGGCGCCGAGACCAGCACCAGCAGCACGAGGTACCCGCCGGTCCAGCCGACGGGCAGCCACAACATGTCCACGCCGAAGGACAGGATCAGCCCGGCCACGCCCAGGAAGGAGGCCGCCGACAGGTACTCGCCGCCGATGGCGGAGGCGTTCCAGAGCGGGCTGACCGTCCTGGAGGCGACGTAGAAGTCGGACGTGGTCCGCGAGACCCTGATCCCGAACGCCCCGATGAGCACGGCCGCCACCACGACGACCAGGACCGCCGTCAGGCTCATGCGGCCGGCTCCGCGTCGCGCCGGGCCCGGTGCCCGCTCACCGGCGCTCGACCAGCTCGGCGAAGTGCCGCTCGTTGCGCTCGGCCTGGCGCACGTACAGCCAGGCGCCGATGACGAAGGCGGGGTAGATGAGGCCGGCCAGCACCGCCCACGGGAGCGGCACGCCGAGCACGTCCACCTCGCGCAGCTCGGGGATGAGCAGGAACAGCAGCGGCAGCCCGCCCACCACGCACGCCAGCACCGTGCAGACGAACAACGCCAGCCTGAACTGGGTGCGCAGTAAGGAGTGCATGTAGACCTCGCCGAGCTGGGTCTGCTCGTCGATCTCCCGGGTGGCGGGGTAGCGGGGGCGGCGGGCGGCGGCGGTGCGCGGGCTGGTGACGGCGACGCGCCGGGGGACGTCGGCGCGCCCCCGCGACAGGTCGGCGCGCCGGCCGGGACGCGGCTCGGCGCTCATTCCTGCCTGCCCTTCCTGGCCCGCCGCACCAGCAGGTCGCGCAGCTCGCGCGTGTGCCGCCGGCTGACCGGGATCTCGGTGTCGCCCACCCGCACGGTGCACTTGCCGGAGTCGATGTGCAGCTCCTCGATGTGCTTGACCGCCACCAGGTGGCTGCGGTGCACCCGGACGAACCCGGCCGAGGCCCACCGCTCCTCCAGCGTGGCCAGCGGGATGCGCACCAGGTGGCTGCCCGCGGCGGTGTGCAGGCGGGCGTAGTCGCCGTGCGCCTCCACGTAGACGACGTCGGCGCTGGAGACGAACCGGGTCACCCCGCCCAGCTCCACCGGGATCGTGTCACTCTCGCCGCCCTCCGCGGGCACGTCGGCGGAGATCGCGACCCGCCTGATCGCCTCCGCCAGCCGCTCGGGCCGTACGGGCTTGAGCAGGTAGTCCTCGGCCTTGATCTCGAACGCGTCCACCGCGTGCTCCTCGTAGGCGGTCACGAACACCACCCTCGGCGGGTTCGCGAACTGCGACAGCAGCCGCCCGAGCACCACGCCGTCCAGCCCGCGCATCCTGATGTCGAGGAACACGGCGTCGATCGGCCGCCCGTCGGCGATGGCGCGGTCGAGCAGCCGCAGCGCCGCCGCGCCGTCCCTGGCGGTGGCCACCTCGCCGATGCGGGGATCGGCGCGCAGCAGGTACGACAGGTCTTCGAGGGCGGGCAGCTCGTCGTCGACCGCGAGTACCCGGAGTTGTGCCATAGACAGTGATGAAACCGACAACAAAGATCGAGGTCAACGGGCGGAGACGCCTGGGTGATATTTCGGCAATCTGATGTTGACCTTCGTGCCCGCGCCGCTGGCCGTCTCGACGACGAGACCGTACTCGTCGCCGTACACCTGCCGGAGCCGCTCGTCCACGTTCGCCAGCCCGACGCCGCCCGCGGGGGTGATCTCACCTGCGAGGATGCGGCGCAGCCTGTCGGGGTCCATGCCGAGGCCGTCGTCCTCGACGCTGATGCGGCACTCGGCGCCGGCGTCCTCGGCGATGATCGTGATGCGGCCGACGCCGTTCTTGCTCTCCAGGCCGTGCCGCACCGCGTTCTCGACCAGCGGCTGCAGGCACAGGAACGGCACCGCGACCGGCAGCACCTCGGGCGCGATGCGCAGCGTCACCTGGAGCTGGTCGCCGAACCTGGCCCGCTCCAGGATCAGGTAGCGGTCGATCGAGCGCAGCTCCTCGGCCAGCGTGGTGAACTCGCCGTGCCGGCGGAAGGAGTAGCGGGTGAAGTCGGCGAACTCCAGCAGCAGCTCCCTGGCCCGCTCGGGGTCGGTGCGGACGAACGAGGCGATCGTGGTGAGCGAGTTGTAGATGAAGTGCGGCGAGATCTGCGCGCGCAGCGCCCGCACCTCGGCCTCCATGAGCAGCGTGCGCGAGCGGTCCAGCTCGGCCAGCTCCAGCTGCGAGTCCACCCAGCCGGCCACCTCCTGCGCGGCCCTGACCAGCCCGGCGGAGGCGTTCTGCCCGTAGGCGGCCAGCGTGCCCACGACCCGGTCGTCGGTGGTCAGCGGCACCACCACGGCGTGCCTGATGGGGCATTCGAGCAGGTCGCAGTCGATGGTGAGGACCTGCGTGCGGCCGTCCTTCAGGGTGGCCGCGGCGTGGTCGAAGGCGTGCTCGGCGTGGTGGTCGTCGCCGTCGCCGTCGTAGACGAGCAGGCGCTCGCCGTCGGTGATCGCCAGCGCGGCCGAGCCGAGCAGCGCGCGCAGGTGCCGCGAGGCGCGCTCGGCGCCGTCGGCGGTCAGGCCGGCCCGCAGCGGCGGCCCGGCGAGCGAGGCGGTGTGCAGCGTCTCGAACGTGGCCCGCTCCGCCGGGCTGGTGCCCAGCTCCCTGCGGCCCCGCATGACGCGCCACAACACGATCGAGGGCACACCGACGAGCACCGCCACGACGGCCACGCCGACCAGGTACTCCACGCGGCCAGAGCCTAGCCGCTCACGGAGCCGACGGCCTCACAGGGCCTTGGAGACCAGGTCGGCGTAGGACTGGGCCTCCTCGGCGGAGTCGTAGGCGGTGCGCGGCCAGAAGAAGCCGCGCAGCCCGTCCTTCTTGTTGCGCGGCACGACGTGCACGTGCAGGTGGGCGACGCTCTGGCTGATGCGGTTGTTCATCGCCACGAACGTGCCGCCCGCCTGCAGCCCCTGCTCCACGGCGCGCGCCATGGCCTGCACGCGCTCGAAGAACGGCCCGACGTCGCCGAGGTCGGTGAGCGTCTCCACGTGGGCGCGCGGCACGACCAGCACGTGCCCCTTGAAGACGGGCCGGGTGTCGAGGAAGGAGACCGCCACCTCGTCGGAGCTGACCACGTAGGCGGGCCGCTCACCGGCGATGATCTCGCAGAACAGGTCGGTGCTCACCGCCCGACCCTATCCGCGAACGCCGTCCAGCTCGTCATGTTGGGCGCCGACCACTCCGACGGCGCGTGCAGGAAGCGCTCGCCGACCCGCTCGCGCAGCCGCTCGGGCACCTCGGCCACCTTGGCGCCCCGGCAGTGGTAGACCAGCCCGCCCCCGCGCTGCCCCATGGCCATCCACGGCAGCCACGGCGAGACCCGGCACCAGGAGAACACGCACGGCACGTCGGGCATGCCCGAGCGCACGTCGGCCGCCGAGGCGAAGAACTGGAACAGCTCCAGCGCCCGGTAGGTGTCGCTCGCGGAGTTGTCGGGATGGTCGGCCACCTTCAGCGGCGATGGGTAGGCCAGCCGTACGTCCACGTTGTAGACGACCTGCTCGCCGAGCCGCGTCTCGGGCACCGGGTAGGCGCCCAGCCGCTGGTTGACCGGGTCGTTGAAGACGTGCTGCACCTCGACCTCGCGCCCGGTGAACGGGCTCTGCCAGGAGTCGAGGACCTGCCTGCTCCTCGGGTCGAGGTAGAGGGCGGCCTCCCTGGTCAGCAGCTGCCAGCCGCCGTCGGCCTCGACCGCCCTGGCCACGTTGAGCCCCTCGAAGCCGAACAGGTGGTGCGGGCCGTCGTCGTCCTGCCAGCCGTAGACGTCGCCGGTCCAGTACGAGATCGTCTCGGCGCCGTCGGACGAGGCGCGTACCCGGAGGAAGTCCATGATCGCCAGCCTAACGCGGCACCACGGTCACGGCGAAGATCGCTTCACCGGACTGCCGCTTGCTCTCCTCCGAGGTGGGCGTCGTCGCCTGCCCGCAGCGCCAGCAGTCGAACAGCCTGATCTCGGTGGTGCCCGGCCGCTTGCCGTTGAAGACGAAGTAGGCGGTGCGGCCCGCCCCCGGCTGCTCGCCGCCGCCCTGATGCTCCTCGCTGATGAACGAGGCCACCTTGGCGTCGGGCACCCCCACCAGCCCCCAGCTGTCGCCCACCGACGGGTTGTCGACGACCGCCAGCGAGAACCGCTCGCCCGAGCGCACCTGGACCTGCACGGTCGCGCCCTTGGCGCCCTTGACCACCTTGCCGTAGTCGCTCACGGCCGACCCTGCGCCGCAGCCCGTCACCAGGAGGGCGAGCAGGACGGCGGCGCAGGTTCGACGGATCACCCTGGCAGGTTATCGGGCTCCGGCGGGTCGCGGGGCACCGCGTACGGCTCCCGCTCGACCGGCTGCCCCTCGGCGATCCTGCGCTGCCTGACCAGCTCGGCGTCCAGCTCGGCGCCGAGCAGCAGCACCATGTTCGACAGCCACAGCCAGACCAGGAACACCACGACCGCCGCGAGCGTCCCGTACGTCTTGTCGTAGGACGCGAAGCGGGAGGCGTACAGGGCGAACCCGCCCGAGACGAGCACCCACAGCACCACCGCGAGCAGCCCGCCCGGGGTCAGCCAGCGCATGCCGGGCTGGCGGACGTTGGGCGCCGCCCAGTACAGGACCATGATCATGCCGACGGCGATCAGCGCGAGCACGGGCCACTTGAGCACGTTCCACGCCGTCACCACCACCTGGTCCACGCCGAGCGCCGCGCCCACGGCCTCGGCCAGCCGGCCCGTCAGCGCGACGGCGATCGAGCCCGCCGCGAGCAGCACGGTGGTCAGCACCGTCAGGCCGAGCCGGAGCGGGGTGATCTTCCAGAACGGGCGCCCCTCCTCGATG
The nucleotide sequence above comes from Nonomuraea gerenzanensis. Encoded proteins:
- a CDS encoding YihY/virulence factor BrkB family protein, with the translated sequence MPSPRTVPDHPAQLPRRAWWHVLRRTVAEFRDDRVQDLAAGLTYYAVLSIFPALIVLVSVFRLLGRQDAAAIVGTLLQVAPAEVRSVIQQGVQAIEGTDYAASVVAAAGLVIALWSASGYVAAFIRAGNVIYDIEEGRPFWKITPLRLGLTVLTTVLLAAGSIAVALTGRLAEAVGAALGVDQVVVTAWNVLKWPVLALIAVGMIMVLYWAAPNVRQPGMRWLTPGGLLAVVLWVLVSGGFALYASRFASYDKTYGTLAAVVVFLVWLWLSNMVLLLGAELDAELVRQRRIAEGQPVEREPYAVPRDPPEPDNLPG
- a CDS encoding protease inhibitor I42 family protein; its protein translation is MIRRTCAAVLLALLVTGCGAGSAVSDYGKVVKGAKGATVQVQVRSGERFSLAVVDNPSVGDSWGLVGVPDAKVASFISEEHQGGGEQPGAGRTAYFVFNGKRPGTTEIRLFDCWRCGQATTPTSEESKRQSGEAIFAVTVVPR
- a CDS encoding DUF1838 family protein, which produces MDFLRVRASSDGAETISYWTGDVYGWQDDDGPHHLFGFEGLNVARAVEADGGWQLLTREAALYLDPRSRQVLDSWQSPFTGREVEVQHVFNDPVNQRLGAYPVPETRLGEQVVYNVDVRLAYPSPLKVADHPDNSASDTYRALELFQFFASAADVRSGMPDVPCVFSWCRVSPWLPWMAMGQRGGGLVYHCRGAKVAEVPERLRERVGERFLHAPSEWSAPNMTSWTAFADRVGR
- a CDS encoding sodium/solute symporter — translated: MSLTAVLVVVVAAVLIGAFGIRVSRTTSDFYVASRTVSPLWNASAIGGEYLSAASFLGVAGLILSFGVDMLWLPVGWTGGYLVLLVLVSAPLRRSGAYTLPDFAEARLESMTVRRTASVLVVLIGWLYLMPQFQSAGLVLRTITGAPVWVGGLLVAVVVAVNVLSGGMRSITFVQAFQYWLKLTALAVPLVFLLMAWQADGAPNVSAADAATWQVPLAGGKEYGLYSTYSLILATFLGTMGLPHVLVRFYTNPDGRAARRTTLVVLSLLGAFYLLPAVYGWLGRMYTPDLVRTDTVVLTLPSRMIGGTLGDLLTALVTAGAFAAFLSTSSGLTVSVAGVIAQDLLKGSVRSFRIATLMAVAVPLALALWARALPVADVVGLAFAVAASSFCPLLVLGIWWRRLSTTGALAGLFVGGGLASAAVLVTIVAGPQRGLAGALLAQPAAWTVPIAFAVMVAVSFLTPHRVPAGVARTMVRLHTPEDLDLDRGDWRPRSS
- a CDS encoding HIT family protein is translated as MSTDLFCEIIAGERPAYVVSSDEVAVSFLDTRPVFKGHVLVVPRAHVETLTDLGDVGPFFERVQAMARAVEQGLQAGGTFVAMNNRISQSVAHLHVHVVPRNKKDGLRGFFWPRTAYDSAEEAQSYADLVSKAL
- a CDS encoding histidine kinase, translating into MEYLVGVAVVAVLVGVPSIVLWRVMRGRRELGTSPAERATFETLHTASLAGPPLRAGLTADGAERASRHLRALLGSAALAITDGERLLVYDGDGDDHHAEHAFDHAAATLKDGRTQVLTIDCDLLECPIRHAVVVPLTTDDRVVGTLAAYGQNASAGLVRAAQEVAGWVDSQLELAELDRSRTLLMEAEVRALRAQISPHFIYNSLTTIASFVRTDPERARELLLEFADFTRYSFRRHGEFTTLAEELRSIDRYLILERARFGDQLQVTLRIAPEVLPVAVPFLCLQPLVENAVRHGLESKNGVGRITIIAEDAGAECRISVEDDGLGMDPDRLRRILAGEITPAGGVGLANVDERLRQVYGDEYGLVVETASGAGTKVNIRLPKYHPGVSAR
- a CDS encoding LytR/AlgR family response regulator transcription factor encodes the protein MAQLRVLAVDDELPALEDLSYLLRADPRIGEVATARDGAAALRLLDRAIADGRPIDAVFLDIRMRGLDGVVLGRLLSQFANPPRVVFVTAYEEHAVDAFEIKAEDYLLKPVRPERLAEAIRRVAISADVPAEGGESDTIPVELGGVTRFVSSADVVYVEAHGDYARLHTAAGSHLVRIPLATLEERWASAGFVRVHRSHLVAVKHIEELHIDSGKCTVRVGDTEIPVSRRHTRELRDLLVRRARKGRQE